A window of the Paralichthys olivaceus isolate ysfri-2021 chromosome 5, ASM2471397v2, whole genome shotgun sequence genome harbors these coding sequences:
- the lpar2a gene encoding lysophosphatidic acid receptor 2a isoform X2, translating into MIQSHLKLHHHHHHRSPRHHQHHQHQRRFLQRGASCLDGENSDTHIGVMESNMSNSCYYSNNVTFFYQRVGKSISSGWTTRDYVVIGLGLTVCFIVVLANLMVMVAIFMNRRFHFPIYYLLSNMAAADLFAGIAYANLMLNTGPWTSTLTKKQWYIRGALIDISLTASVANLLAVAVERHQTILTMQLHSKMSKRRVTLLIVCIWAVGIVMGLVPSMLWNCECHLDDCSTVAPLYSRRFLVFWAILNLLTFFIMVAMYTRIFIYVRYQSLYTSQHSSEHRQTVFNLMKTISMVLGAFVICWTPGLVILLLDGLLGRRSHANVYEKFCLVIAECNSLVNPIIYSLRDEEMRSTFKRIVCCLCWRGGGRQREPPAEEIDSPSPEESLNCVEKSDDQTCSQDTNKREDSWTMNEIST; encoded by the exons ATGATTCAGTCTcacctgaagctgcaccaccaccaccaccaccggtCCCCCcgccaccaccagcaccaccagcaccagAGACGCTTTCTGCAGCGAGGAGCTTCATGTCTGGATGGAGaaaactctgacacacaca TCGGGGTCATGGAGAGCAACATGTCCAACAGCTGCTACTACAGCAACAACGTCACCTTCTTCTACCAACGGGTAGGCAAGAGCATCAGCTCGGGGTGGACGACGCGGGACTACGTGGTGATCGGACTGGGCCTGACGGTGTGTTTCATCGTCGTGCTGGCCAACCTCATGGTGATGGTGGCCATCTTCATGAACCGCCGCTTCCACTTCCCCATCTACTATCTCCTGAGCAACATGGCAGCGGCGGACCTGTTTGCCGGCATCGCTTACGCCAACCTGATGCTGAACACGGGCCCCTGGACCAGTACGCTCACCAAGAAGCAGTGGTACATCCGAGGGGCCCTGATCGACATCAGCCTGACGGCGTCTGTGGCCAACCTGCTGGCCGTCGCCGTGGAGCGCCACCAGACCATCCTCACCATGCAGCTGCACAGCAAGATGAGCAAGCGccgggtgacgctgctgatcgTCTGCATCTGGGCCGTGGGCATCGTCATGGGCCTGGTGCCCTCCATGCTGTGGAACTGCGAGTGTCACCTGGACGACTGCTCCACCGTCGCTCCCCTCTACAGCCGCCGCTTCCTCGTCTTCTGGGCGATTTTGAACTTGCTCACATTCTTCATCATGGTGGCCATGTACACCCGGATCTTCATCTACGTGAGATACCAGAGCCTGTACACGTCTCAGCACAGCTCGGAGCACAGGCAGACTGTTTTCAACCTGATGAAAACTATCTCCATGGTTTTAG gCGCCTTCGTGATCTGCTGGACCCCCGGCCTCGTGATCCTCTTACTGGACGGGCTTCTTGGTAGAAGAAGCCACGCCAACGTCTACGAAAAGTTCTGTCTGGTGATAGCCGAGTGCAACTCTCTGGTCAATCCCATCATCTATTCCCTGCGAGACGAGGAGATGCGGAGCACGTTCAAGAGGATCGTGTGCTGCCTTTGTTGGAGGGGTGGCGGCCGGCAGAGGGAGCCTCCAGCTGAGGAGATAGACTCTCCATCACCAGAA GAATCTCTCAACTGTGTCGAGAAATCAGATGATCAGACTTGTTCTCAAGACACCAACAAAAGAGAAGACAGTTGGACAATG AATGAAATATCAACCTAG
- the lpar2a gene encoding lysophosphatidic acid receptor 2a isoform X1, whose amino-acid sequence MIQSHLKLHHHHHHRSPRHHQHHQHQRRFLQRGASCLDGENSDTHIGVMESNMSNSCYYSNNVTFFYQRVGKSISSGWTTRDYVVIGLGLTVCFIVVLANLMVMVAIFMNRRFHFPIYYLLSNMAAADLFAGIAYANLMLNTGPWTSTLTKKQWYIRGALIDISLTASVANLLAVAVERHQTILTMQLHSKMSKRRVTLLIVCIWAVGIVMGLVPSMLWNCECHLDDCSTVAPLYSRRFLVFWAILNLLTFFIMVAMYTRIFIYVRYQSLYTSQHSSEHRQTVFNLMKTISMVLGAFVICWTPGLVILLLDGLLGRRSHANVYEKFCLVIAECNSLVNPIIYSLRDEEMRSTFKRIVCCLCWRGGGRQREPPAEEIDSPSPEVTIVPVRLNESLNCVEKSDDQTCSQDTNKREDSWTMNEIST is encoded by the exons ATGATTCAGTCTcacctgaagctgcaccaccaccaccaccaccggtCCCCCcgccaccaccagcaccaccagcaccagAGACGCTTTCTGCAGCGAGGAGCTTCATGTCTGGATGGAGaaaactctgacacacaca TCGGGGTCATGGAGAGCAACATGTCCAACAGCTGCTACTACAGCAACAACGTCACCTTCTTCTACCAACGGGTAGGCAAGAGCATCAGCTCGGGGTGGACGACGCGGGACTACGTGGTGATCGGACTGGGCCTGACGGTGTGTTTCATCGTCGTGCTGGCCAACCTCATGGTGATGGTGGCCATCTTCATGAACCGCCGCTTCCACTTCCCCATCTACTATCTCCTGAGCAACATGGCAGCGGCGGACCTGTTTGCCGGCATCGCTTACGCCAACCTGATGCTGAACACGGGCCCCTGGACCAGTACGCTCACCAAGAAGCAGTGGTACATCCGAGGGGCCCTGATCGACATCAGCCTGACGGCGTCTGTGGCCAACCTGCTGGCCGTCGCCGTGGAGCGCCACCAGACCATCCTCACCATGCAGCTGCACAGCAAGATGAGCAAGCGccgggtgacgctgctgatcgTCTGCATCTGGGCCGTGGGCATCGTCATGGGCCTGGTGCCCTCCATGCTGTGGAACTGCGAGTGTCACCTGGACGACTGCTCCACCGTCGCTCCCCTCTACAGCCGCCGCTTCCTCGTCTTCTGGGCGATTTTGAACTTGCTCACATTCTTCATCATGGTGGCCATGTACACCCGGATCTTCATCTACGTGAGATACCAGAGCCTGTACACGTCTCAGCACAGCTCGGAGCACAGGCAGACTGTTTTCAACCTGATGAAAACTATCTCCATGGTTTTAG gCGCCTTCGTGATCTGCTGGACCCCCGGCCTCGTGATCCTCTTACTGGACGGGCTTCTTGGTAGAAGAAGCCACGCCAACGTCTACGAAAAGTTCTGTCTGGTGATAGCCGAGTGCAACTCTCTGGTCAATCCCATCATCTATTCCCTGCGAGACGAGGAGATGCGGAGCACGTTCAAGAGGATCGTGTGCTGCCTTTGTTGGAGGGGTGGCGGCCGGCAGAGGGAGCCTCCAGCTGAGGAGATAGACTCTCCATCACCAGAAGTAACTATTGTTCCAGTTAGACTTAAT GAATCTCTCAACTGTGTCGAGAAATCAGATGATCAGACTTGTTCTCAAGACACCAACAAAAGAGAAGACAGTTGGACAATG AATGAAATATCAACCTAG
- the lpar2a gene encoding lysophosphatidic acid receptor 2a isoform X3 translates to MIQSHLKLHHHHHHRSPRHHQHHQHQRRFLQRGASCLDGENSDTHIGVMESNMSNSCYYSNNVTFFYQRVGKSISSGWTTRDYVVIGLGLTVCFIVVLANLMVMVAIFMNRRFHFPIYYLLSNMAAADLFAGIAYANLMLNTGPWTSTLTKKQWYIRGALIDISLTASVANLLAVAVERHQTILTMQLHSKMSKRRVTLLIVCIWAVGIVMGLVPSMLWNCECHLDDCSTVAPLYSRRFLVFWAILNLLTFFIMVAMYTRIFIYVRYQSLYTSQHSSEHRQTVFNLMKTISMVLGAFVICWTPGLVILLLDGLLGRRSHANVYEKFCLVIAECNSLVNPIIYSLRDEEMRSTFKRIVCCLCWRGGGRQREPPAEEIDSPSPEVTIVPVRLNESLNCVNYL, encoded by the exons ATGATTCAGTCTcacctgaagctgcaccaccaccaccaccaccggtCCCCCcgccaccaccagcaccaccagcaccagAGACGCTTTCTGCAGCGAGGAGCTTCATGTCTGGATGGAGaaaactctgacacacaca TCGGGGTCATGGAGAGCAACATGTCCAACAGCTGCTACTACAGCAACAACGTCACCTTCTTCTACCAACGGGTAGGCAAGAGCATCAGCTCGGGGTGGACGACGCGGGACTACGTGGTGATCGGACTGGGCCTGACGGTGTGTTTCATCGTCGTGCTGGCCAACCTCATGGTGATGGTGGCCATCTTCATGAACCGCCGCTTCCACTTCCCCATCTACTATCTCCTGAGCAACATGGCAGCGGCGGACCTGTTTGCCGGCATCGCTTACGCCAACCTGATGCTGAACACGGGCCCCTGGACCAGTACGCTCACCAAGAAGCAGTGGTACATCCGAGGGGCCCTGATCGACATCAGCCTGACGGCGTCTGTGGCCAACCTGCTGGCCGTCGCCGTGGAGCGCCACCAGACCATCCTCACCATGCAGCTGCACAGCAAGATGAGCAAGCGccgggtgacgctgctgatcgTCTGCATCTGGGCCGTGGGCATCGTCATGGGCCTGGTGCCCTCCATGCTGTGGAACTGCGAGTGTCACCTGGACGACTGCTCCACCGTCGCTCCCCTCTACAGCCGCCGCTTCCTCGTCTTCTGGGCGATTTTGAACTTGCTCACATTCTTCATCATGGTGGCCATGTACACCCGGATCTTCATCTACGTGAGATACCAGAGCCTGTACACGTCTCAGCACAGCTCGGAGCACAGGCAGACTGTTTTCAACCTGATGAAAACTATCTCCATGGTTTTAG gCGCCTTCGTGATCTGCTGGACCCCCGGCCTCGTGATCCTCTTACTGGACGGGCTTCTTGGTAGAAGAAGCCACGCCAACGTCTACGAAAAGTTCTGTCTGGTGATAGCCGAGTGCAACTCTCTGGTCAATCCCATCATCTATTCCCTGCGAGACGAGGAGATGCGGAGCACGTTCAAGAGGATCGTGTGCTGCCTTTGTTGGAGGGGTGGCGGCCGGCAGAGGGAGCCTCCAGCTGAGGAGATAGACTCTCCATCACCAGAAGTAACTATTGTTCCAGTTAGACTTAAT GAATCTCTCAACTGTG TCAACTACCTCTag
- the lpar2a gene encoding lysophosphatidic acid receptor 2a isoform X4, whose product MIQSHLKLHHHHHHRSPRHHQHHQHQRRFLQRGASCLDGENSDTHIGVMESNMSNSCYYSNNVTFFYQRVGKSISSGWTTRDYVVIGLGLTVCFIVVLANLMVMVAIFMNRRFHFPIYYLLSNMAAADLFAGIAYANLMLNTGPWTSTLTKKQWYIRGALIDISLTASVANLLAVAVERHQTILTMQLHSKMSKRRVTLLIVCIWAVGIVMGLVPSMLWNCECHLDDCSTVAPLYSRRFLVFWAILNLLTFFIMVAMYTRIFIYVRYQSLYTSQHSSEHRQTVFNLMKTISMVLGAFVICWTPGLVILLLDGLLGRRSHANVYEKFCLVIAECNSLVNPIIYSLRDEEMRSTFKRIVCCLCWRGGGRQREPPAEEIDSPSPEESLNCVNYL is encoded by the exons ATGATTCAGTCTcacctgaagctgcaccaccaccaccaccaccggtCCCCCcgccaccaccagcaccaccagcaccagAGACGCTTTCTGCAGCGAGGAGCTTCATGTCTGGATGGAGaaaactctgacacacaca TCGGGGTCATGGAGAGCAACATGTCCAACAGCTGCTACTACAGCAACAACGTCACCTTCTTCTACCAACGGGTAGGCAAGAGCATCAGCTCGGGGTGGACGACGCGGGACTACGTGGTGATCGGACTGGGCCTGACGGTGTGTTTCATCGTCGTGCTGGCCAACCTCATGGTGATGGTGGCCATCTTCATGAACCGCCGCTTCCACTTCCCCATCTACTATCTCCTGAGCAACATGGCAGCGGCGGACCTGTTTGCCGGCATCGCTTACGCCAACCTGATGCTGAACACGGGCCCCTGGACCAGTACGCTCACCAAGAAGCAGTGGTACATCCGAGGGGCCCTGATCGACATCAGCCTGACGGCGTCTGTGGCCAACCTGCTGGCCGTCGCCGTGGAGCGCCACCAGACCATCCTCACCATGCAGCTGCACAGCAAGATGAGCAAGCGccgggtgacgctgctgatcgTCTGCATCTGGGCCGTGGGCATCGTCATGGGCCTGGTGCCCTCCATGCTGTGGAACTGCGAGTGTCACCTGGACGACTGCTCCACCGTCGCTCCCCTCTACAGCCGCCGCTTCCTCGTCTTCTGGGCGATTTTGAACTTGCTCACATTCTTCATCATGGTGGCCATGTACACCCGGATCTTCATCTACGTGAGATACCAGAGCCTGTACACGTCTCAGCACAGCTCGGAGCACAGGCAGACTGTTTTCAACCTGATGAAAACTATCTCCATGGTTTTAG gCGCCTTCGTGATCTGCTGGACCCCCGGCCTCGTGATCCTCTTACTGGACGGGCTTCTTGGTAGAAGAAGCCACGCCAACGTCTACGAAAAGTTCTGTCTGGTGATAGCCGAGTGCAACTCTCTGGTCAATCCCATCATCTATTCCCTGCGAGACGAGGAGATGCGGAGCACGTTCAAGAGGATCGTGTGCTGCCTTTGTTGGAGGGGTGGCGGCCGGCAGAGGGAGCCTCCAGCTGAGGAGATAGACTCTCCATCACCAGAA GAATCTCTCAACTGTG TCAACTACCTCTag
- the lpar2a gene encoding lysophosphatidic acid receptor 2a isoform X5, giving the protein MIQSHLKLHHHHHHRSPRHHQHHQHQRRFLQRGASCLDGENSDTHIGVMESNMSNSCYYSNNVTFFYQRVGKSISSGWTTRDYVVIGLGLTVCFIVVLANLMVMVAIFMNRRFHFPIYYLLSNMAAADLFAGIAYANLMLNTGPWTSTLTKKQWYIRGALIDISLTASVANLLAVAVERHQTILTMQLHSKMSKRRVTLLIVCIWAVGIVMGLVPSMLWNCECHLDDCSTVAPLYSRRFLVFWAILNLLTFFIMVAMYTRIFIYVRYQSLYTSQHSSEHRQTVFNLMKTISMVLGAFVICWTPGLVILLLDGLLGRRSHANVYEKFCLVIAECNSLVNPIIYSLRDEEMRSTFKRIVCCLCWRGGGRQREPPAEEIDSPSPENEIST; this is encoded by the exons ATGATTCAGTCTcacctgaagctgcaccaccaccaccaccaccggtCCCCCcgccaccaccagcaccaccagcaccagAGACGCTTTCTGCAGCGAGGAGCTTCATGTCTGGATGGAGaaaactctgacacacaca TCGGGGTCATGGAGAGCAACATGTCCAACAGCTGCTACTACAGCAACAACGTCACCTTCTTCTACCAACGGGTAGGCAAGAGCATCAGCTCGGGGTGGACGACGCGGGACTACGTGGTGATCGGACTGGGCCTGACGGTGTGTTTCATCGTCGTGCTGGCCAACCTCATGGTGATGGTGGCCATCTTCATGAACCGCCGCTTCCACTTCCCCATCTACTATCTCCTGAGCAACATGGCAGCGGCGGACCTGTTTGCCGGCATCGCTTACGCCAACCTGATGCTGAACACGGGCCCCTGGACCAGTACGCTCACCAAGAAGCAGTGGTACATCCGAGGGGCCCTGATCGACATCAGCCTGACGGCGTCTGTGGCCAACCTGCTGGCCGTCGCCGTGGAGCGCCACCAGACCATCCTCACCATGCAGCTGCACAGCAAGATGAGCAAGCGccgggtgacgctgctgatcgTCTGCATCTGGGCCGTGGGCATCGTCATGGGCCTGGTGCCCTCCATGCTGTGGAACTGCGAGTGTCACCTGGACGACTGCTCCACCGTCGCTCCCCTCTACAGCCGCCGCTTCCTCGTCTTCTGGGCGATTTTGAACTTGCTCACATTCTTCATCATGGTGGCCATGTACACCCGGATCTTCATCTACGTGAGATACCAGAGCCTGTACACGTCTCAGCACAGCTCGGAGCACAGGCAGACTGTTTTCAACCTGATGAAAACTATCTCCATGGTTTTAG gCGCCTTCGTGATCTGCTGGACCCCCGGCCTCGTGATCCTCTTACTGGACGGGCTTCTTGGTAGAAGAAGCCACGCCAACGTCTACGAAAAGTTCTGTCTGGTGATAGCCGAGTGCAACTCTCTGGTCAATCCCATCATCTATTCCCTGCGAGACGAGGAGATGCGGAGCACGTTCAAGAGGATCGTGTGCTGCCTTTGTTGGAGGGGTGGCGGCCGGCAGAGGGAGCCTCCAGCTGAGGAGATAGACTCTCCATCACCAGAA AATGAAATATCAACCTAG